A genomic segment from Sulfitobacter mediterraneus encodes:
- a CDS encoding sodium-dependent bicarbonate transport family permease: MENLFSLAADNLVSPIILSFVLGVAASLARSDLSIPEAAAKALSIYLLFAIGFKGGVSVAAHGIDARLGLALLAGIILSAALPLVAFGLLRVMTAMSRLDAAAVAAHYGSISIVTFVAATSVLESRGIAAEGYMVAVAAAMEAPAILSALWLVARGGGGDSKGMDSTLLREIMLNGSIVLLVGAFLIGWATGEEGLAEISSFIVSPFKGVLCLFLLDMGLVAGRGLRQGGGILTPSVLAFGVLMPLIGAAAGLVTALALGLTPGGVTLMMVLSASASYIAVPAAMRVALPEANPSLYLTLSLGVTFPFNLTLGIPLYVAVAQAMTGG, from the coding sequence ATGGAAAATCTGTTCTCTCTGGCGGCGGACAATCTTGTTTCGCCCATTATTCTGTCCTTCGTATTGGGGGTTGCGGCCTCCCTTGCGCGGTCTGATCTGAGCATTCCTGAGGCCGCCGCCAAGGCGCTGTCGATTTATCTGCTTTTTGCCATCGGCTTCAAAGGTGGGGTAAGTGTTGCCGCGCATGGCATTGATGCGCGGCTTGGGCTGGCCTTGCTGGCGGGGATCATTCTGTCGGCGGCCCTGCCTTTGGTCGCTTTTGGCCTGTTGCGGGTGATGACAGCGATGAGCCGCCTTGATGCGGCTGCCGTGGCGGCGCACTACGGGTCGATCTCGATCGTGACATTTGTCGCGGCCACGTCGGTCTTGGAAAGCCGCGGCATAGCCGCGGAGGGTTACATGGTCGCCGTTGCCGCCGCGATGGAAGCGCCTGCGATCCTGTCCGCGCTGTGGCTGGTGGCCCGTGGCGGAGGCGGCGATAGCAAAGGCATGGACAGCACATTGCTGCGTGAGATCATGTTGAACGGCTCCATCGTTTTGCTGGTTGGAGCGTTCCTGATCGGCTGGGCGACGGGCGAGGAGGGTCTGGCGGAAATCTCCAGCTTTATTGTGTCGCCGTTCAAAGGTGTTTTGTGCCTGTTCCTGCTGGATATGGGCCTCGTCGCCGGGCGCGGCCTGCGCCAAGGTGGCGGTATCCTCACTCCATCAGTCTTGGCCTTTGGGGTGTTAATGCCCCTGATCGGCGCGGCGGCCGGTCTAGTTACCGCCCTGGCGCTTGGCCTGACGCCGGGCGGTGTGACGTTGATGATGGTCCTGTCGGCTTCTGCCTCTTACATCGCGGTGCCAGCGGCCATGAGGGTGGCGCTGCCCGAGGCAAACCCGTCACTGTACCTGACTCTCTCGCTTGGGGTGACATTCCCCTTCAACCTGACGCTGGGTATCCCGCTTTATGTGGCGGTGGCCCAAGCCATGACCGGAGGCTGA
- a CDS encoding P-II family nitrogen regulator, translated as MQTHKAKRVEITIEAVMQSRLTDALKKAGVTGYTVLPVLGGSGRSGEWSRAGQVSRASGMVQVVCIIRPERLDGLLEGAFAVVERHIGVVSVTDCDVLRAERF; from the coding sequence ATGCAAACTCATAAAGCCAAACGTGTTGAGATCACCATCGAGGCGGTCATGCAATCGCGCCTCACCGATGCTTTGAAAAAGGCGGGCGTGACCGGCTACACCGTGCTGCCGGTGCTGGGCGGGTCCGGCCGTTCCGGTGAATGGAGCCGCGCAGGTCAGGTCAGCCGCGCCTCTGGCATGGTGCAGGTGGTGTGCATCATCCGGCCTGAACGGCTTGATGGGTTGCTCGAAGGGGCCTTTGCCGTGGTTGAACGACATATCGGCGTGGTCAGCGTAACCGATTGCGATGTGCTGCGCGCCGAACGGTTCTGA
- a CDS encoding mucoidy inhibitor MuiA family protein produces the protein MRVLFACLTLLPTAALADVFTLRSEPQAVTVYPYLATVHRQATVTLPQGSHQIVLPDLPHTMDRKFLRVSVTGATLGTTQFRKEAVPPQADTDSAEILAAKEQINAAEAALRGLDDQIEAVSLAGRAAQAQIGFLGDLGRNEGLPADVSTLQALGQMIGAESLQAEQEALRARQAARDLDLGRKDLENTLRDARAALEALTPPPEKHAQLTLDVMATAAGEVMIGLEYLVDADWLPTYDIHLDGKDAPQLSIKRGAVVSQRSGENWQGVALTLSTLAPSGQTQPSQVYPRRLTLADKEPPRAKLSRQMADSAESFADPVIEAPVIVEEAKGMTNFDGPGVRYDFATPVSIASGVDDSRVALDTLTFPARRFARAVPRSDQTAFLMAEFTNTTQEPLLPADEVALFLDNTLIGQMNLGLIPAGDEAELPFGPIEDLRLTYTVLDQTEGDRGIISRSNAKTDRTRMDIQNIGSEDWQVEVRAAVPYTAQEDLQIDWTANPVPDETNLDDRRGILQWDLNVAAGATTSVTIEENLRWPEDKILR, from the coding sequence ATGCGTGTCCTCTTTGCCTGCCTGACCCTGCTGCCAACCGCCGCGCTGGCGGATGTCTTTACCCTGCGATCCGAACCGCAGGCGGTCACGGTTTATCCTTATCTGGCAACGGTCCACCGTCAGGCCACTGTCACCCTGCCCCAAGGCAGCCATCAGATCGTCTTGCCGGACTTGCCGCACACAATGGATCGTAAATTTCTGCGGGTTTCGGTCACGGGGGCAACCCTTGGCACAACGCAATTCCGCAAAGAGGCTGTGCCGCCACAAGCAGACACAGACAGCGCCGAAATCCTTGCAGCCAAGGAGCAGATTAATGCGGCCGAGGCTGCATTGCGGGGTCTAGATGACCAGATCGAAGCGGTCTCTCTTGCTGGCCGCGCGGCACAGGCGCAGATCGGGTTTCTGGGGGATTTGGGCCGCAACGAAGGATTGCCAGCAGATGTCAGCACTTTGCAGGCGCTTGGCCAGATGATCGGTGCAGAAAGCCTTCAGGCGGAGCAAGAAGCCCTGCGCGCACGCCAGGCCGCCCGTGATCTTGACCTGGGGCGGAAAGATCTGGAAAACACGCTTAGGGATGCGCGGGCGGCGCTAGAGGCATTGACCCCACCGCCGGAGAAACACGCGCAGCTGACCCTCGATGTAATGGCCACGGCGGCGGGTGAGGTGATGATCGGTTTGGAATATCTGGTCGATGCGGATTGGCTGCCGACCTATGACATTCATCTGGACGGCAAAGACGCGCCGCAGCTTTCGATCAAACGGGGGGCGGTTGTCTCTCAACGCAGCGGCGAGAACTGGCAGGGGGTCGCCCTGACCCTTTCCACACTTGCACCCTCGGGCCAGACCCAACCGTCACAAGTGTACCCGCGACGATTGACCTTGGCAGACAAGGAACCTCCGCGTGCAAAGCTTTCGCGCCAGATGGCCGACAGCGCCGAAAGCTTTGCCGATCCGGTAATCGAAGCACCGGTTATCGTTGAGGAGGCCAAGGGCATGACCAATTTCGATGGCCCTGGCGTGCGCTATGATTTCGCCACACCCGTCAGCATCGCCAGCGGCGTGGATGATAGTCGCGTAGCGCTGGACACTTTGACCTTTCCCGCCCGCCGCTTTGCCCGCGCGGTGCCGCGCTCCGATCAGACCGCCTTTTTGATGGCGGAATTTACCAACACCACCCAAGAGCCACTGTTGCCTGCGGATGAGGTGGCGCTGTTTCTGGACAATACCCTGATTGGGCAAATGAACCTTGGGCTGATCCCTGCGGGAGACGAGGCAGAGCTGCCGTTTGGACCGATCGAGGACTTGCGCCTGACCTATACCGTTCTGGACCAGACCGAAGGGGATCGCGGGATCATCAGCCGATCCAATGCCAAAACGGATCGCACCCGGATGGATATCCAGAACATCGGATCAGAGGATTGGCAGGTCGAGGTGCGGGCAGCTGTGCCCTATACTGCACAGGAAGATCTGCAAATTGACTGGACCGCCAATCCTGTGCCTGATGAGACCAATCTGGATGACCGGCGCGGCATTTTGCAGTGGGATCTGAACGTGGCCGCTGGGGCCACAACATCGGTCACGATTGAGGAAAACCTGCGTTGGCCCGAGGACAAGATCCTGCGCTGA
- a CDS encoding aspartate-semialdehyde dehydrogenase yields the protein MGYRVAVVGATGNVGREMLNILAERQFPTDEVVALASRRSLGTEVSYGDTTLKCKDLDTFDFTDWDMALFAVGSEATKKYAPSAAKAGCVVIDNSSLYRYDPDIPLIVPEVNPEAIHGYAKKNIIANPNCSTAQMVVALKPLHDRATIKRVVVSTYQSVSGAGKEGIDELWDQTKSIYNPTDDKPPRKFTKQIAFNVIPHIDVFMEDGSTKEEWKMVAETKKIVDPKIKVTATCVRVPVFVGHSEAVNIEFEDHLDEDEARDILREAPGIMVIDKREDGGYVSPVECVGDFATFISRIRQDSTIDNGLNLWCVSDNLRKGAALNAVQIAELLGREVLKKG from the coding sequence ATGGGTTATCGCGTCGCCGTCGTGGGCGCCACAGGCAATGTGGGCCGCGAAATGCTGAATATTCTGGCCGAGCGCCAGTTCCCTACGGACGAGGTTGTGGCACTCGCCAGCCGTCGGTCTTTGGGCACGGAAGTCAGCTATGGGGACACGACGCTTAAGTGCAAGGACCTTGATACGTTTGATTTCACCGACTGGGATATGGCGCTGTTTGCGGTTGGCTCTGAGGCCACCAAGAAATACGCGCCAAGTGCCGCCAAGGCGGGCTGCGTCGTGATCGACAACTCTTCCCTCTATCGCTACGACCCGGATATCCCGTTGATCGTGCCCGAGGTGAACCCCGAAGCGATCCACGGCTATGCCAAAAAGAACATCATCGCCAACCCCAACTGCTCAACCGCGCAGATGGTTGTTGCGCTCAAGCCGTTGCACGACCGCGCCACGATCAAGCGCGTCGTCGTCAGCACCTATCAATCGGTGTCCGGCGCGGGCAAAGAGGGGATTGATGAGCTGTGGGATCAGACCAAGTCGATCTACAACCCCACGGACGACAAGCCACCGCGCAAATTCACCAAACAGATCGCGTTCAACGTGATCCCGCACATCGACGTTTTCATGGAAGATGGCTCCACCAAAGAAGAGTGGAAGATGGTGGCTGAGACCAAAAAGATCGTCGACCCCAAAATCAAGGTCACGGCAACCTGTGTGCGCGTGCCGGTCTTTGTGGGCCACTCCGAAGCGGTGAACATCGAGTTTGAAGATCACCTCGACGAGGACGAAGCCCGCGATATCCTGCGCGAGGCACCGGGCATCATGGTGATCGACAAGCGCGAAGACGGCGGCTACGTCAGCCCGGTTGAATGTGTCGGCGATTTCGCCACTTTCATCAGCCGTATCCGTCAGGACAGCACCATCGACAATGGTCTGAACCTTTGGTGCGTCTCTGACAATCTCCGCAAAGGTGCGGCCTTGAATGCGGTTCAAATCGCCGAACTGTTGGGTCGGGAAGTTCTGAAAAAGGGCTGA
- a CDS encoding MFS transporter, with protein sequence MNTGIFLLGLGYVLSQFFRAFLAVLSSILEQDIGATPDDLAFASGLWFLSFAAMQIPVGAALDSIGPRRTTAWALFIGGSGGAALFALATTPLHISIAMTLIGIGCSPVLMASYYIFARDYPPAQFAILASMMVGLGSLGNLVASYPMALAAETLGWRNALWALAAVSALVAFGAFLFVRDPQKVIGESKGSLAELFKLQALWFIFPIMGVSYAISGAVRGLWIGPYLADVFDAGTSTVGQASLLMGIAMVIGALAYGPADRLMPSRKWMIVAGTVITLVASAVLIAQPAQSLALSVTMLCIIGFFSATYPVIMAHGRSFLPPHLIGRGVTMLNLFSIGGVGVAQFFSGKVYSAALPGAATTASPYVAVYVLFAGSLAFGLLVYLFSRDNAD encoded by the coding sequence ATGAACACCGGAATTTTCCTTCTGGGGCTCGGCTATGTGTTGAGCCAATTTTTCCGCGCCTTTCTTGCGGTCTTGTCCAGCATACTGGAGCAAGACATCGGGGCGACACCTGATGATCTGGCCTTTGCCTCCGGACTTTGGTTCCTGTCTTTTGCCGCCATGCAGATCCCCGTGGGCGCAGCGCTGGACAGTATCGGACCCAGAAGAACGACGGCATGGGCGCTTTTCATCGGCGGCAGTGGTGGTGCGGCGCTCTTTGCTTTGGCGACCACGCCTTTGCATATCAGCATTGCCATGACCCTGATCGGGATCGGATGTTCACCGGTGCTGATGGCCTCTTACTATATTTTTGCCCGCGATTACCCGCCGGCGCAGTTTGCTATCCTTGCTTCGATGATGGTCGGGCTGGGCAGTCTGGGCAATTTAGTCGCCTCCTACCCGATGGCACTGGCCGCCGAAACGCTGGGCTGGCGCAACGCGCTTTGGGCATTGGCGGCGGTGTCTGCACTGGTGGCCTTTGGTGCGTTTCTCTTTGTGCGTGATCCCCAAAAGGTCATCGGCGAATCAAAGGGATCACTGGCCGAGCTGTTCAAGCTGCAGGCGCTGTGGTTCATTTTCCCGATCATGGGCGTCAGCTATGCGATCTCCGGTGCGGTGCGCGGACTTTGGATCGGGCCTTATCTGGCGGATGTGTTTGACGCGGGGACCAGCACCGTAGGTCAGGCCAGCTTGCTGATGGGCATTGCGATGGTCATCGGCGCCTTGGCTTATGGTCCGGCAGACCGTCTTATGCCGTCGCGCAAATGGATGATCGTGGCGGGCACGGTGATCACCCTTGTCGCAAGTGCCGTGCTGATTGCACAGCCTGCGCAATCGCTCGCGCTGTCCGTAACAATGTTGTGCATTATCGGCTTTTTCAGCGCGACCTATCCGGTGATCATGGCCCATGGGCGGAGCTTTCTACCGCCGCATCTGATCGGGCGCGGTGTGACCATGCTCAATCTCTTTAGCATCGGCGGCGTGGGCGTCGCGCAATTCTTCTCCGGCAAGGTCTATAGTGCCGCCCTGCCCGGCGCGGCGACCACCGCCAGCCCCTATGTTGCGGTCTATGTCCTTTTTGCCGGAAGCCTCGCCTTTGGGCTTTTGGTGTACCTTTTCAGCCGCGATAATGCCGATTGA
- a CDS encoding aldolase/citrate lyase family protein: MPAKTNPFKSALRNGQVQFGCWLGLGDTFSTELMGTAGFDWMVIDGEHGPNDLRSVIAQLQVLEASDSHAVVRLPVGETYLLKQVLDAGAQTVLVPMVESAEQARQLVRDVTYPPHGDRGVGYALTRASRFSQIKDYGKTADEQICLLVQVENRKGIAALDEILAVEGVDGVFIGPADLAADMGHMGNSLHPDVQTVIMDALRRIRAAGKAPGILSTHDPMTNEAIEAGALFVAVGADVLILSHGAQALTAKWKASQS, from the coding sequence ATGCCCGCAAAAACCAATCCGTTCAAAAGCGCCCTCCGGAACGGGCAAGTGCAGTTTGGCTGCTGGCTGGGCCTTGGTGATACCTTTTCCACAGAGCTGATGGGGACCGCCGGATTTGACTGGATGGTCATCGACGGAGAGCACGGGCCAAATGATCTGCGGTCTGTTATCGCGCAGTTGCAGGTGCTTGAGGCATCAGACAGCCATGCGGTGGTGCGATTGCCTGTGGGTGAGACCTATCTGCTCAAACAGGTGTTGGATGCGGGTGCACAAACGGTGTTGGTGCCAATGGTCGAAAGCGCCGAACAAGCCCGCCAATTGGTGCGCGACGTGACCTATCCGCCGCATGGCGACCGGGGCGTTGGCTATGCCTTGACCCGCGCCTCGCGGTTTTCCCAGATTAAGGATTATGGCAAGACTGCGGATGAACAGATTTGCTTGCTGGTGCAGGTCGAGAACCGCAAGGGCATCGCCGCGCTGGATGAAATCCTCGCGGTCGAGGGGGTGGATGGTGTCTTTATCGGTCCGGCAGATCTGGCGGCGGATATGGGGCATATGGGCAATTCCCTGCATCCCGACGTTCAGACGGTGATCATGGACGCGTTGCGCCGTATTCGCGCGGCAGGCAAGGCGCCGGGGATCCTCTCCACGCACGATCCAATGACAAATGAGGCCATTGAGGCAGGTGCGCTTTTTGTGGCGGTTGGGGCGGATGTGCTGATCCTGAGCCATGGCGCGCAAGCCCTGACCGCAAAATGGAAAGCATCCCAGTCATGA
- a CDS encoding winged helix-turn-helix domain-containing protein, whose protein sequence is MRRFGGRFVGGGIAAIVALLLLGAVLLFWALPDANQFNAQVERIFVENDDLTSGAEIKLLEILAQSGTAFSDTLNSYRVVIFVLLVFASAMLIAALVFLVLLIGFNRRMAQIERAGIQVNSLLISREENTVYLNNFGFKLTGAAMETLSVLAEARMDDEVMSGSEIEGVISGRSAADCDEAAGATRIKRLRDTLGNQLVSELLVKNIARRGYMLAIDKDVIKVI, encoded by the coding sequence ATGCGCCGCTTTGGCGGGCGATTTGTAGGCGGCGGCATCGCGGCTATTGTTGCCCTCCTGTTGCTTGGCGCGGTTTTGCTGTTCTGGGCTTTGCCGGATGCAAACCAGTTCAATGCGCAGGTGGAACGGATCTTTGTTGAAAATGATGATCTGACCAGCGGTGCCGAGATCAAACTGCTGGAGATTCTCGCGCAATCCGGCACGGCTTTTTCCGACACGTTGAACAGCTACCGCGTGGTGATCTTTGTGCTGCTGGTCTTTGCCAGTGCGATGCTGATCGCGGCGCTGGTTTTTCTGGTTCTGCTCATCGGGTTCAACCGCCGCATGGCACAGATTGAGCGGGCGGGCATTCAGGTCAATTCCCTGCTGATCAGCCGTGAAGAGAACACCGTTTACCTCAACAACTTTGGCTTCAAACTGACCGGCGCGGCGATGGAAACCCTTTCCGTGCTGGCCGAGGCGCGAATGGATGATGAGGTCATGTCGGGCTCTGAAATCGAAGGCGTGATATCGGGCCGCAGCGCCGCAGATTGCGACGAGGCCGCAGGGGCAACCCGCATCAAACGGCTGCGCGATACCTTGGGCAATCAACTGGTGTCAGAGCTGTTGGTCAAGAACATCGCACGGCGCGGCTATATGTTGGCCATCGACAAAGACGTGATCAAGGTGATCTGA
- a CDS encoding ribonuclease HII, with translation MTPDFSFERAALAQGYSRIAGVDEVGRGPLAGPVTAAAVVLDPAQIPDGLNDSKKLSKKARARLYDEILRVADVSIAHATVEEIDEHNILRASHIAMIRALDGLKTPADYALIDGNMIPRGLNLPSQTIVKGDSLSQSISAASIMAKICRDCVMLSLAQQHPGYGWETNMGYGSKKHMDALQKLGVTPHHRRSFKPVHNILYQE, from the coding sequence ATGACACCTGATTTTTCATTTGAGCGTGCCGCCTTGGCACAAGGATACAGCCGTATTGCAGGCGTAGACGAGGTGGGGCGCGGACCGCTTGCCGGTCCTGTGACCGCCGCTGCTGTGGTACTGGACCCAGCGCAAATTCCCGATGGGCTGAACGATTCAAAAAAATTGTCGAAGAAAGCCCGCGCACGTCTTTATGACGAGATCTTGCGGGTGGCGGATGTGTCGATTGCCCATGCCACTGTCGAAGAGATTGACGAACACAATATCCTGCGGGCCAGCCACATCGCGATGATCCGGGCGCTGGACGGGCTCAAGACGCCTGCGGATTATGCCCTGATCGATGGCAATATGATCCCGCGCGGTTTGAATCTTCCATCCCAGACAATTGTCAAAGGCGACAGCCTCTCGCAGTCGATTTCAGCGGCTTCAATTATGGCAAAAATTTGTCGGGATTGTGTCATGTTGTCATTGGCGCAACAGCATCCCGGTTATGGATGGGAAACCAACATGGGATATGGCTCAAAAAAGCACATGGATGCGCTGCAAAAACTTGGTGTCACCCCACACCATAGACGTTCGTTCAAACCGGTCCACAATATCTTGTATCAAGAATAA
- a CDS encoding site-specific DNA-methyltransferase: MMKTMTKGATALPLNEILAGDCIDLMNALPECSVDLIFADPPYNLQLRGDLHRPDNSKVDAVDDEWDQFASFKAYDEFTRAWLKAARRLLKPNGAIWVIGSYHNIFRVGAALQDQGFWILNDVVWRKSNPMPNFRGKRFTNAHETMIWAGKDENSKYTFNYEALKALNEGIQMRSDWVLPICTGHERLKDDNGDKAHPTQKPESLLHRILVGSTNPGDVILDPFFGTGTTGAVAKMLGRDFIGLEREESYRKVAAKRISKVRKFDREALQTTTSKRAEPRVPFGQLVERGMLRPGEELYSLNGRHKAKVRADGTLIGSDVKGSIHQVGAAYEKAPSCNGWTYWCFKKDGKRVPIDLLRQQIRAEMAN; this comes from the coding sequence ATGATGAAGACAATGACAAAGGGCGCAACAGCGCTTCCCTTGAACGAAATTCTTGCGGGTGACTGCATAGATCTGATGAACGCATTGCCGGAATGCAGCGTTGATCTGATTTTTGCTGACCCGCCCTATAACCTGCAATTGCGCGGCGATCTGCACCGGCCCGACAACTCCAAGGTCGATGCCGTTGACGATGAATGGGATCAGTTCGCAAGCTTCAAAGCCTATGATGAATTCACCCGTGCATGGCTCAAGGCCGCGCGGCGTTTGCTCAAACCAAATGGCGCGATTTGGGTCATTGGCAGTTATCACAACATCTTCCGTGTTGGCGCGGCGCTTCAGGATCAGGGGTTCTGGATTCTCAACGATGTGGTGTGGCGCAAGTCCAACCCGATGCCAAACTTCCGCGGCAAACGCTTTACCAATGCCCATGAAACGATGATTTGGGCCGGTAAGGACGAAAACAGCAAATATACCTTCAACTACGAAGCGCTGAAGGCGCTCAACGAAGGCATTCAAATGCGCAGTGACTGGGTGCTGCCGATCTGCACAGGCCACGAGCGGCTGAAGGATGACAACGGCGACAAGGCCCATCCAACACAAAAGCCCGAAAGCCTGCTGCACCGCATTCTGGTGGGCTCCACCAATCCCGGTGACGTTATTCTTGATCCGTTTTTTGGCACTGGCACCACGGGTGCTGTGGCCAAGATGCTGGGCCGTGATTTCATTGGTCTGGAGCGCGAGGAAAGCTATCGCAAGGTAGCGGCAAAACGCATCAGCAAGGTGCGCAAATTTGACCGCGAAGCCCTGCAAACAACAACATCAAAACGCGCAGAACCGCGCGTGCCATTCGGCCAATTGGTCGAACGCGGCATGTTGCGTCCGGGAGAGGAACTCTATTCCCTCAACGGCCGCCACAAGGCCAAGGTCCGTGCCGATGGCACATTGATCGGAAGCGACGTGAAAGGTTCTATTCATCAGGTCGGCGCGGCGTATGAAAAAGCGCCAAGCTGCAATGGCTGGACGTATTGGTGCTTCAAGAAGGACGGCAAACGTGTGCCGATTGACCTTCTGCGCCAACAGATCCGCGCCGAGATGGCCAATTAA
- a CDS encoding GFA family protein gives MRGSCLCGLVEYEISGSPRPVVGCHCTQCRKSSGHYVAATQTAKSSITITGQDLLTWFKSSETARRGFCGTCGSQMFWTEETSENISVMAGSIDGASGLSMDRQLYPDDKGDYYPLPDVAVVDQSTLK, from the coding sequence ATGCGCGGAAGTTGTCTTTGTGGTCTCGTTGAATACGAAATATCGGGGTCGCCCCGTCCGGTTGTCGGGTGCCATTGTACGCAGTGCCGGAAATCTTCGGGGCATTACGTTGCCGCCACCCAAACGGCCAAATCCAGTATCACCATCACCGGACAGGACCTCCTGACCTGGTTCAAATCGTCAGAAACCGCGCGTCGCGGGTTTTGTGGTACATGCGGCAGCCAGATGTTCTGGACCGAAGAGACCAGTGAAAACATTTCGGTCATGGCCGGGTCCATTGACGGGGCCAGCGGTTTGTCGATGGACCGTCAACTTTATCCCGATGACAAGGGCGACTATTATCCGCTGCCGGACGTGGCCGTCGTGGATCAATCCACGCTCAAATAA
- a CDS encoding response regulator — translation MQTNMRSRSKPSGTCLIIEDSEFDRERLTRIIGKSHHDLQVEVAATLRSARVALSRQQITLILLDNNLPDGLGANFVLELAEDPMLAQIPIIMVSDWPSPFMWEKAHSAGVAYVLSKTEFDGRYIHAVMSPIGTGSRIRAQQTAN, via the coding sequence ATGCAAACCAACATGCGATCTAGGTCCAAACCATCAGGCACCTGCCTGATTATTGAAGACAGCGAATTTGACCGGGAACGTTTGACCCGGATTATCGGAAAGTCCCACCATGATCTGCAGGTGGAAGTGGCCGCAACCCTGCGGTCTGCACGCGTTGCGCTCAGCCGGCAGCAGATCACACTGATCCTACTCGACAACAATCTACCTGACGGGCTGGGTGCGAATTTCGTTTTGGAACTGGCCGAAGACCCCATGCTTGCACAGATCCCCATCATAATGGTCAGTGACTGGCCCTCGCCCTTTATGTGGGAAAAGGCGCATTCGGCGGGCGTGGCCTATGTCCTGTCGAAAACAGAATTTGACGGCCGCTACATTCACGCGGTGATGTCACCCATCGGCACGGGATCAAGGATCAGGGCCCAACAGACCGCCAACTGA
- a CDS encoding alkane 1-monooxygenase — protein MPNTIIAPQDLARLSRALPFWLSLGLIPLTWICAVVGGWSIALLPIVTWFLFSLLDAVLGLDLDNADLEATDDDLFWYRLITLIWVPAQTVTVFGLIYYVPQAEHLGTAERVFLFMGVGVVTGTIGINYSHELMHQKNNLERWWADILLAMVLYSHFRSEHLLVHHRYVATPRDPVTARYNEGFHRFYPRVLRQSLVSAFRAEAQMLARKDLPWTDRRNPFFRYWALQGGFLLLALILGGMTGLLLFVVQAGVAIWQLELVNYIEHYGLTRKHLGDGKYEHVQPRHSWNAAHRASNWLLINLQRHSDHHYKPDRRFPVLQTYGTDQAPQLPYGYPVMTMAAMVPPLFKRIMNPRVRNWREMYYPEITDWHDYNKRRTPMPR, from the coding sequence ATGCCAAACACCATTATCGCACCGCAAGACCTGGCGCGACTGTCCCGCGCCCTTCCGTTCTGGTTGTCCCTTGGCCTGATCCCGCTGACCTGGATCTGCGCAGTGGTGGGCGGCTGGTCGATTGCTCTTTTGCCGATTGTGACGTGGTTCTTGTTTTCGCTGCTGGATGCGGTGCTGGGTCTGGACCTCGACAATGCCGATCTTGAGGCGACCGATGATGATTTGTTCTGGTATCGCCTGATCACGCTGATCTGGGTGCCCGCGCAGACCGTGACGGTTTTTGGCCTGATCTATTATGTGCCGCAGGCCGAGCATCTGGGCACGGCAGAACGGGTGTTTCTGTTCATGGGGGTTGGGGTTGTAACCGGCACCATCGGGATCAACTACAGCCACGAATTGATGCACCAGAAAAACAATCTGGAACGTTGGTGGGCAGATATCCTGCTGGCGATGGTGCTCTATTCACATTTCCGTTCCGAACATCTTTTGGTGCATCACCGCTATGTCGCAACGCCCCGTGATCCGGTGACCGCGAGATACAATGAGGGGTTTCACAGGTTTTATCCGCGCGTCTTGCGGCAATCACTTGTTTCGGCCTTTCGGGCGGAGGCGCAGATGCTGGCGCGCAAAGACCTGCCTTGGACCGACCGCCGCAATCCGTTCTTTCGCTATTGGGCGTTGCAAGGCGGGTTCTTACTGTTGGCGCTGATCCTTGGCGGCATGACGGGTCTGCTGTTGTTTGTGGTTCAGGCGGGCGTCGCCATCTGGCAGCTTGAGCTGGTCAATTACATTGAACACTATGGGCTGACGCGCAAACATCTGGGTGATGGAAAATACGAACATGTGCAACCGCGCCATTCGTGGAATGCGGCGCACCGGGCGTCAAACTGGCTACTGATCAATCTACAGCGGCATTCCGATCACCACTACAAGCCTGACCGCCGCTTTCCGGTGTTGCAGACCTACGGCACCGATCAGGCACCGCAACTGCCCTATGGCTATCCGGTGATGACTATGGCCGCGATGGTGCCGCCCTTGTTCAAGCGGATCATGAACCCCCGCGTGCGCAATTGGCGCGAGATGTACTATCCTGAAATCACCGATTGGCACGACTACAACAAGCGCCGCACCCCGATGCCCCGCTGA